The following are encoded together in the Vigna angularis cultivar LongXiaoDou No.4 chromosome 9, ASM1680809v1, whole genome shotgun sequence genome:
- the LOC108347620 gene encoding DEAD-box ATP-dependent RNA helicase 8-like, with amino-acid sequence MNHHHNNRARYPPGMGLGRGGFHPNVGHNPNLNQNPGLNQNQAFQPRPSYQQQPHYVQRHLMQQPQQQQQWLRRDANAVDEVEKTVQSEAVDSSSQDWKARLKIPPADTRYKTEDVTATKGNEFEDYFLKRELLMGIYEKGFERPSPIQEESIPIALTGSDILARAKNGTGKTAAFCIPALEKIDQDNNVIQVVILVPTRELALQTSQVCKELGKHLNIQVMVTTGGTSLKDDIMRLYQPVHLLVGTPGRILDLAKKGVCIMKDCSMLVMDEADKLLSPEFQPSIEQLIHFLPSNRQILMFSATFPVTVKDFKDRYLHKPYVINLMDELTLKGITQYYAFVEERQKVHCLNTLFSKLQINQSIIFCNSVNRVELLAKKITELGYSCFYIHAKMLQDHRNRVFHDFRNGACRNLVCTDLFTRGIDIQAVNVVINFDFPKNSETYLHRVGRSGRFGHLGLAVNLITYEDRFNLYRIEQELGTEIKQIPPQIDQAIYCR; translated from the exons ATGaaccaccaccacaacaacagaGCGAGGTACCCTCCTGGAATGGGGCTTGGACGAGGAGGTTTTCATCCGAACGTCGGCCACAACCCCAACCTCAACCAGAACCCTGGCCTGAACCAGAATCAGGCGTTTCAGCCTCGGCCATCATACCAGCAACAGCCGCATTACGTGCAGAGGCATTTGATGCAACAGCCACAGCAGCAGCAGCAGTGGCTGAGAAGAGACGCCAATGCCGTTGACGAGGTCGAGAAGACCGTGCAGTCTGAAGCCGTGGATTCGAG CTCACAAGATTGGAAAGCAAGACTCAAGATTCCACCAGCTGATACACGCTATAAGACTGAG GATGTAACAGCAACAAAAGGAAATGAATTTGAGGATTACTTTTTGAAGCGTGAGCTGCTCATGGGAATATATGAGAAGGGTTTTGAAAGGCCTTCTCCCATCCAAGAAGAAAGCATTCCAATTGCTCTTACTGGTAGTGACATTCTTGCTAGGGCTAAAAATGGAACTGGCAAAACTGCTGCATTTTGCATTCCTGCGTTGGAAAAAATTGACCAAGATAATAATGTTATTCAAG TTGTTATACTGGTCCCAACCCGAGAACTGGCTTTGCAGACTTCTCAAGTGTGTAAAGAACTTGGAAAACACTTGAACATTCAAGTTATGGTTACAACAGGTGGTACCAGCCTGAAAGATGATATAATGCGCTTATACCAACCAGTTCATTTACTAGTTGGAACTCCAGGAAGAATATTAGATCTTGCTAAGAAAGGTGTTTGTATTATGAAAgattgctctatgcttgttatggatgag GCTGATAAGCTTCTGTCCCCAGAGTTCCAACCTTCAATAGAGCAGCTGAttcattttcttccttcaaaccGTCAAATCTTGATGTTTTCAGCAACATTTCCTGTTACTGTAAAGGATTTCAAAGATAGGTATCTTCATAAACCTTATGTCATCAACCTTATGGATGAGCTAACTCTGAAGGGTATTACACAATATTATGCATTTGTGGAAGAGAGGCAGAAAGTCCATTGCTtaaatactctattttctaag CTGCAAATAAACCAGTCTATAATTTTCTGCAACTCAGTGAATCGAGTAGAACTCCTTGCCAAGAAAATCACAGAACTTGGGTATTCATGTTTCTATATTCATGCAAAGATGTTGCAAGACCATCGTAACAGAGTGTTTCATGACTTCCGCAATGGTGCATGTCGAAATCTTGTTTGTACTG ATCTTTTTACTAGAGGAATAGACATTCAGGCAGTTAATgttgttattaattttgattttccCAAGAACTCAGAGACTTATTTGCACAGG GTTGGTCGTTCAGGGAGGTTTGGGCACCTTGGGTTGGCAGTGAACTTGATTACTTACGAGGATCGCtttaattt ATATAGGATTGAACAAGAACTTGGAACTGAAATAAAGCAGATTCCACCGCAAATTGATCAGGCAATTTATTGCCGGTAA